A genome region from Nicotiana tabacum cultivar K326 chromosome 13, ASM71507v2, whole genome shotgun sequence includes the following:
- the LOC107773532 gene encoding purple acid phosphatase 23-like has protein sequence MMIKEVGKICITLYCFQFLVIVATKDSIPTTLDGPFKPVTTRFDPSLRKGSDDLAMEHPRLKRNVTSFFPEQIALALSSSPTSMWVSWVSGEAQIGLNVTPHDPTTVASEVWYGRESGKYTMKKTGVSVVYSQLYPFEGLWNYTSGIIHHVKIDGLEPETKYYYKCGDSSLAAMSKELEFETFPLPAPYKYPRRIAVVGDLGLTSNTTTTIDHLITNDPSMILMVGDLTYANQYLTTGGKGASCFSCQFPDAPIRETYQPRWDGWGRFMEPLISRVPMMVIEGNHEIEPQVAGLTFQSYLTRFAVPSKESGSNSNFYYSFNAGGVHFIMLGAYVDYNQTSAQYAWLQDDLEKVDRGMTPWLVAAWHSPWYNSYSSHYQEFECMRQEMEEILYTYRVDIVFSGHVHAYERMNRVYNYTLDPCGPVYITVGDGGNIEKVDVDYADDPGKCPSPSDNIPEFGGVCHMNFSSGPAKGKFCWDRQPEWSAYRESSFGHGILEMVNSTHALWTWHRNQDIYHENSYGDQIYIVRQPQSCSVRQPQR, from the exons ATGATGATTAAGGAAGttggtaaaatttgtataacACTTTACTGCTTTCAGTTTCTTGTAATAGTTGCAACTAAAGACAGCATACCCACAACATTGGATGGGCCGTTTAAGCCAGTAACTACCAGATTTGATCCTTCATTGCGTAAAGGAAGTGATGATTTGGCAATGGAACATCCAAGGCTTAAGAGAAATGTGACTTCATTTTTTCCAGAACAGATTGCTCTTGCCTTGTCATCATCTCCTACTTCTATGTGGGTTTCTTGGGTTTCTG GAGAAGCTCAGATTGGTCTAAATGTGACTCCACATGATCCAACAACAGTAGCAAGTGAGGTGTGGTATGGTAGGGAAAGTGGGAAGTACACAATGAAAAAAACTGGGGTTTCAGTAGTTTACAGTCAGTTGTATCCATTTGAAGGGCTATGGAACTACACCTCTGGCATCATTCATCATGTGAAGATTGATG GTCTTGAACCTGAGACAAAGTATTATTACAAGTGTGGGGATAGTTCTTTAGCAGCAATGAGTAAGGAGCTTGAATTTGAGACCTTCCCATTGCCTGCACCTTACAAGTATCCACGGCGAATAGCAGTTGTTGGCGACTTGGGTCTTACAAGCAATACAACCACAACCATTGATCATCTCATAACGAATGATCCTTCCATGATTCTGATGGTCGGAGATTTAACTTATGCGAATCAATACCTTACAACGGGTGGTAAAGGAGCTTCATGTTTTTCTTGTCAGTTTCCAGATGCACCCATCAGAGAGACATATCAACCTCGATGGGATGGATGGGGAAG GTTTATGGAACCGCTGATCTCAAGAGTTCCAATGATGGTTATTGAAGGAAACCATGAGATTGAGCCTCAAGTAGCAGGCCTCACATTCCAGTCGTACTTGACAAGATTTGCTGTTCCTTCAAAGGAATCTGGCTCTAACAGTAACTTTTACTACTCTTTTAATGCTGGAGGAGTCCATTTCATCATGCTAGGAGCCTATGTTGACTATAATCAGACCA GTGCTCAGTATGCTTGGCTTCAGGATGATCTGGAGAAAGTAGACCGTGGCATGACTCCTTGGTTAGTGGCTGCATGGCATTCTCCTTGGTACAATAGCTATTCGTCACACTACCAAGAATTTGAGTGCATGAGGCAGGAAATGGAAGAAATCCTCTATACGTATCGTGTTGATATTGTTTTCTCTGGTCAT GTACATGCATATGAGCGAATGAATCGAGTCTATAACTATACATTAGATCCATGCGGCCCTGTTTATATAACAGTAGGAGATGGTGGCAATATAGAGAAAGTTGATGTTGATTATGCAGATGATCCCGGGAAATGTCCTTCACCAAGTGACAACATTCCAGAATTTGGTGGTGTATGTCACATGAACTTTTCCAGTGGACCTGCTAAAGGTAAATTTTGCTGGGACAGACAACCGGAATGGAGTGCATATAGAGAGAGCAGCTTCGGCCACGGGATATTGGAG ATGGTAAATTCAACCCATGCATTATGGACTTGGCACCGTAATCAGGACATTTACCATGAAAACAGTTATGGTGATCAAATATACATTGTGCGACAACCTCAATCTTGCTCTGTACGACAACCTCAAAGGTGA